A region of Marnyiella aurantia DNA encodes the following proteins:
- a CDS encoding lipopolysaccharide biosynthesis protein codes for MQNSSRQIKIGGMISYFTIAFSIIAGLIYTPWMISIIGQADFGLYTLATSLVTMVTIDLGLSAAVTRFVSKYKAQNDTHGISRFMGIAYKLFIGLAVIFLLLLTVMYFNVEHIFVKLNPDELGKVKVLLAVAGLYSVISFPFQPLDGLLFSGEWFIFHKITGLVHKVLNIVLMVGALIMGYGLYSLVVVNAGLGILLIIWKLYFLKKKDWTPINWKGFDSVLVKEIFSFSLWVMVISIAQRLILNITPSVLGMTSGSKEIAIFSAAMTIEGYVWTFATVFGSMFLPKVAQIIYKDDGGPEAIQELMIKVGRIQFIMLGAIVSIFLVAGKGFFLNWLGADFERSYLVAVFLILPGLLTIPQEIASTALVASNKVKFNAYSKIIIAAVSVVLSYLLSLRFGSTGAGFAIFIGNIVGGVIVMNIIYVRVLKINIWKFFKQCQVKMALPFILVVFIGLALNYFFPSISWTATIVKSVVLGLIYCFAAYFLALNNYEKDLVLGVIKRKIQ; via the coding sequence ATGCAGAACAGCAGCAGGCAAATAAAGATCGGAGGAATGATCTCCTACTTTACCATTGCCTTTTCCATAATAGCCGGCCTTATCTATACCCCCTGGATGATTTCCATCATCGGCCAGGCAGATTTTGGGCTGTATACACTGGCCACTTCACTGGTTACTATGGTTACCATTGACTTAGGGCTTTCTGCGGCAGTTACCCGTTTTGTGTCCAAGTATAAGGCACAGAATGATACCCACGGTATTTCCAGATTCATGGGTATTGCTTACAAACTTTTTATTGGCCTGGCAGTCATCTTCCTTTTGCTGCTTACCGTAATGTACTTTAATGTAGAGCATATTTTTGTTAAGCTTAATCCGGATGAATTAGGAAAAGTTAAGGTTCTTTTGGCGGTAGCGGGACTTTATTCGGTCATTTCCTTCCCATTTCAACCTTTGGACGGTTTACTGTTCTCCGGCGAATGGTTTATTTTCCATAAAATTACCGGTCTTGTCCATAAAGTTTTAAATATTGTCCTGATGGTAGGCGCACTGATAATGGGCTACGGACTATATTCTCTGGTGGTAGTTAACGCGGGCCTGGGAATTCTGCTGATTATCTGGAAACTTTATTTCCTGAAGAAAAAGGATTGGACGCCTATCAACTGGAAGGGATTTGACTCTGTATTAGTGAAAGAGATATTTTCTTTCTCACTTTGGGTGATGGTGATTTCCATTGCGCAAAGGCTCATCCTAAATATTACCCCTAGTGTGCTGGGCATGACGTCTGGCAGTAAAGAAATCGCCATATTTTCAGCAGCGATGACCATTGAGGGTTATGTCTGGACATTTGCGACTGTATTTGGAAGTATGTTTCTACCAAAAGTAGCTCAGATCATCTATAAAGATGATGGCGGTCCGGAAGCAATTCAGGAACTCATGATCAAGGTAGGCAGAATTCAGTTTATTATGCTGGGCGCTATCGTATCTATATTCCTGGTGGCGGGTAAGGGGTTCTTTCTGAACTGGCTTGGTGCTGATTTTGAGCGATCCTATCTGGTTGCGGTATTTCTTATACTGCCGGGATTACTTACGATACCACAGGAAATTGCATCCACTGCATTAGTCGCTTCCAACAAAGTTAAGTTTAATGCCTATTCCAAAATCATTATTGCTGCAGTTTCTGTAGTTTTATCTTATTTACTTTCACTTAGGTTCGGATCTACCGGGGCCGGATTTGCGATTTTTATTGGGAATATTGTCGGTGGCGTAATTGTGATGAATATTATTTACGTTCGGGTATTGAAAATCAATATCTGGAAATTTTTTAAACAGTGCCAAGTCAAAATGGCATTACCATTTATATTAGTAGTTTTTATTGGATTAGCTTTAAACTATTTTTTTCCTTCCATATCATGGACCGCTACAATTGTTAAATCAGTTGTTTTGGGATTAATATATTGTTTTGCAGCCTATTTCTTAGCTTTGAATAACTATGAGAAAGACCTTGTTTTGGGCGTAATTAAAAGAAAGATACAATGA